Part of the Porites lutea chromosome 14, jaPorLute2.1, whole genome shotgun sequence genome, attgatccaattggtcaccttttcgctgacatattcctctaaatactcccttgatcctattgccgccccaaggtgtttctgcccttgtactGTTACGTTAATGGACGTGTCCTTGAAAGTTTCcctgacactttcttccttagctggttttgcgatgatccagcatttcctgtcgttcggtaaataaccaaaatccggACCAAGGTTGCTAAGAGCATCCCACCACGTCCTAATTTCCATAATGGAGCCAGCTACACTAGCATCATCTGCAAACCAACATTGCTTCACACTGGACGCTGCTTGTAGACTCGTAATTAAAGGCTGGATGCTTAAAGCATATAGACCCATAGCAAGCGGATCGCCCtgtgttgttccttctgctGACACGATCTCTTTCCCACCAATGACAAATAGCCGAGCTGGCTGTCTGTAGGTATTAATAGCGTAAATTGCTATTATAGGACACAGAATCCGGATGTTGTGCAGTGCAGCTGCTCTGTTGAGTGCGTTGAATGCATTAGAGGCGTCGATGAGAAGTACGGCATCAGTGTCATCTGATTCAAATATAGTATGCATAGCGTGTATTGCAGCCTCGCTTCCGGACTTTTGTCCAGCACACAGCTGGAGTGAGCCGCTGGCATCTACAACATCCTTCTTAACAACACTCATTACACACTTTCCACAAATTCTCCTTAAAACTTCTCCGACTCCTATTGGTCTAACAGCACCTTCGCCTTTATCCAGTGGAATCAGACGGTTAGCTACCAGGGGCTCTATGGTCATAGGATCAATGTATTGTGTACACAGAGTCCTCGTCATTGTGGCTATTGCCTCACACAGCCTTGTCGATGACTGTTTAAAGGACTTGCAAGCAAGGATTCTTCTGAAGCCATTCGCGTCAACCCCAGACGGGCCTCCTGCTCCTTTTGTTCTCAAGGCAGCTTGCCTGACCATCTCTCCGTTAATCTCTGTATACACGGATTCCGGATACTGGTCATCAATTGGCCCGAAAAGCAGtgaacctaatttggctgattGTGGATTGGgatgtttctgttttaactGCGACATGACCTCATCTGTTAAAGACAGCACACCACCACTAGTTGTTTCACTCAGGAAACGCAGCGCTGAATTGATTTGACCTTCCAGTACAAGCTTAGCAAAAACCTTAGATCTATCGGGCGGTTCCGACGCCTTGAGTTTTCCGATACGACCTTGAATAATTCTACCTTCGCGTAATAACTTATTAATTTCACCTTGCCTCCAAAGTATTAGGCGCTTAGACAAGACATCTTGATGATCTTTTGCCTTAGACTTCGGGCTTGGCTTTTGGAGCCCTACAGCGAGAAGCACAAAAGCTGCTTTCAGGGATATGTGCTGATTGTCGGAACCACTATTCCAGTCATTAATATGCAAAGTcacttgatcaataaaattCCTTCCTATTTTCCCATACGGTACAAGGAATACGTTTTTTCTCCAGGTTGCGATCTCGTTGTAAGCATCTGTTATGACTGACGTCGATAGAACAATTGCATTACCATCGCTTCGTTTCCCCCAGTTGATCATAGATGGCTTGTaaatggtattatactctggaaGGCATCCCGGGCTGTTTAAATTAAGTTTTTGCTCTTTCTGCTCTGCGTCTCCTGGGATTTGAGGAGTACTAGCTATATGTAAATCTTGGTTTGATGAGGCTATCAGATTAGCATATTGTGATTCACTCCCTGTTTCTTCAAGAATAGAGAAATCTGTATTTATGGGAAAAGAAGTAAAGCCTCTCGAGTTTGCTCCGATTTGAGCATCCGTAGACACGATTCTTTGAGCGAGAACTCTTGAATTTGCATCCGTCTGTGCCTCCCACGATAGGTTTTCTGAGCTCTCTTCTAGCGTTTTCTCAAGTCTAGCTGCTTGATCTCGTAAGTTCTGGCTTGAGAGTCCGAGATCTCCATATCCTTTCGCATCCCAGAGCTCACTCATAATTCTGATATAGCCTTTTTTCCTCCCATTACCATCCAACGGTGGTTGTTCCAATAGTGTCATAGCCACGGCCTCTCGTTTGCAGCTTAGAAGATCGGCATTCATTTGTTCCGTCCATTTGCGTctaggttttaattttcttcggtCAGTCattcttataaataataatgctGGCGATAATCGGAAACTTTTGGCTATAAACAATTCCAAGAAAAAGCTGctttaaacattttaagaaattatCTTTGCCTCCGAGAAAACGTGACCGTACCGTCTTGTTTGCTCCCCGAAAATTTTGGGTAAGAATTGtcttcattttctcttgggACTATTGTaatacccaagagaaactgaaacaaaggttatgcaaaattctaAGGGGCAAACAAGGTTTATTACGGGTTTCGTACAGCTTAAGAAGTGTACCACAGGGAAGTTtagcggtcagtataaaacatgga contains:
- the LOC140924959 gene encoding uncharacterized protein, which encodes MINWGKRSDGNAIVLSTSVITDAYNEIATWRKNVFLVPYGKIGRNFIDQVTLHINDWNSGSDNQHISLKAAFVLLAVGLQKPSPKSKAKDHQDVLSKRLILWRQGEINKLLREGRIIQGRIGKLKASEPPDRSKVFAKLVLEGQINSALRFLSETTSGGVLSLTDEVMSQLKQKHPNPQSAKLGSLLFGPIDDQYPESVYTEINGEMVRQAALRTKGAGGPSGVDANGFRRILACKSFKQSSTRLCEAIATMTRTLCTQYIDPMTIEPLVANRLIPLDKGEGAVRPIGVGEVLRRICGKCVMSVVKKDVVDASGSLQLCAGQKSGSEAAIHAMHTIFESDDTDAVLLIDASNAFNALNRAAALHNIRILCPIIAIYAINTYRQPARLFVIGGKEIVSAEGTTQGDPLAMGLYALSIQPLITSLQAASSVKQCWFADDASVAGSIMEIRTWWDALSNLGPDFENKMTIIGGQ